GGTCAGATCGATCGGCCCGCCAGTGTCGTTCACAAACACGAGATCGCCGCGAAGCTGGGTGCGAGCGCGTTGCTCCTGCAGCTCGTCGTTGCTCCTGCAGCTCGTCAACGACCAGCGCGAGCATAGAGTGGAATAGTAATCGACCCGCTTAGGGACTTCAGCGAGGCAGCGCGAGACGAACTCGGAACATTGCGACCATTCTAGTCAAGACGTTCGCTGGTTGTCCAGTTGGTGTAGCCGACGGGGCGAGGGGGTTCAGGTGCTGATAGTGTATGACACAAAGCAGCGGCGTCAGGCGCACAGTCTGGGTATGGCGCCCCGTCAAACGCCCATCTGCGTGAGCGGCGTCAAAAAGTGGGCATCGTGCCGCCGTCAAGAATGTAATCTGCGCCAATAACGAATCCTGCTCGATCTGAAGCGAGAAAACATACTAACTCGGCCACATCCTCAGGCGTGCCTGGCCGCCCAACGGGAATGCCTCCCAGCATGTCCATGATCTGTTGGCGGGCGGCCTCCTCGCTGACACCGGTTCCCTTTGAGATGTCCAGGATCATTCCATGGGCCCCTGAGGTTTCGATGAAACCAGGTGAGATCATCGTGACGCGCACGCCGTTTTTCGCCACTCCCCTTGCGAGACCTTTGCTGTAAGTGCTTAGAGCTCCCTTGGCTGCTGCGTAGGCCAATGTCGAATTGGAGAATGGCATACGGTGGGCGATCGAGGAGATGTGGATAACCGCCCCCGACCTGCGTTCGATCATGCCGGGAATGAAGATGCGGTCTAGTCGAACGGCCGCCAGCAGGTTGAGTTCAAGTATCTCCTGCCAATCTTCGTCCGAGAGCACTTCGAAGCCGCCGGGCCTGGTTTCGGTTCCGCCCACATTATTGACAAGAACGTCGAGTCCGCCCCACTCCTGGCGAATACGATCCGCCACCGATCGTACACCGGAAGCGGTGGCAAGATCCGCCTGCACAAAGAGATCGGCCGTTTGATCATGGAGCGATGGAGAGCGGGCGGTCGTGGCGACAAGGGCGCCGCTTAGTTGAAAGCGGCGTACGATAGCCTCTCCCACACCCTTCGTGCCGCCCGTTACCAGAACACGTTTATCTTTGAACTCCTCGTTAGACAGAGAAAAGGGATAGCTGTTCGTCATGATCGATTCTCCTATCAAAGACGATCGTAGTCGGATCTCGAAAGGCACCCGCTGAAGACTTTCAGATCGGGCCCTGGATCAATTGCCTAACTACTTGTCTCAGGTCAGGGGGTTTGTAGAACTGATGTCGCCGGTAAATCTCCGCGCATTTGTCGTCCAGGGTCTTGATCTTCTCAAACACCTTGGGTGCGACCTCCCGGACCTCGCTCATTCGGCCCCGGGCGAATAGAAGGTTATCCGGATCGACGTAACCTTCCTGGATGAAGCCGCGGGTCTTCTTTGCACATCGGCATGGGTTCGATTTGTTTACCAGTCCGCACTTGTCGTTCATGAAGTTGCGTAGGTCTCGACGCGCGCGGCTCAGTCGCTGACGAAAATTCTCCGTTGTGATTTCCAACACCTCGGCGCCCACCGCGTCGCTCACTGCGAAAATCTCGCCCAGGATGTACGTCAATCGCTGCTCGCGATCGAGGCAAAGCAGCATACCCGAAGTGCAGGCAAGCATAACTTCAGTCACGAGCAGGTTCGTGTCCGGCGATGCGCCTTTCGGATCCGGCAGCTCAAGGTCAGGGGCGTTATCTATTGCATCGCCGTAAGCTGAAAAGGTCGTTATCTTCAGCTCTTCTCGGCCCCGCTTCATGTTGAGCAGGTGATTGAAGACCACCCGATAAAGCCAGGTGCGGAAGCTGCTTCGACCCTCGAACGAAGAGAGCCGGGTCACCACTTTGACGAGGATCTCCTGGGTTGCATCCTCGGCATCCTGCGGATGGTAGAGCATGCGGAGCGCGATGTTGTAGATCCACCCTTGATGGCGCTCAATTAGATGTTCGAGTGCCTCGCGGTCGCCCGAGCGGGTGCGCATCACGAGAGCTTGATCCTCGTGATCGGTGGGTGCGTTGTCGGCCAAAGGATTATTAGTGCTCATCACACACCTCTTTGCTGTCCGCATGCTCTCGTCCGCTCCTTCAGGGCGTATGAGGCATGTGCGAGAAGTGACAGCTCACAATCTTCCATTGCGTGCCCTGTTTGACAAAGACCAAGGTGGTTCGGCCATGGGCGGCTATCGGCTTGCCGTCCTTAGTGGCACCCGTAAACATGTCGTAAGCATTCACTATCCCCACAATATCGTTGTACACGCGGCAGGATGGCTGCCGAAAGCCGAAGCTTATCGAGGCGATACCCTCGAAAGCCTCGTTGAGAAACTTGGCAAAAAGAGGCTTGCCGTCGAACCGATAGGGAACGGTATCAAACACCTCGACGTCGTCTGAAAGCATGTCGAGCACGGTTTTGATATCGCGCTGGTCGAAGGCGTCGGCGAATTTTTGCGCCAGGGTCTGAATTTCATCAACGCTCATGGTCGTATCCTCCTCTCTATTTCATTAGACCCGCGCCGCGACCGAGTGTGACAGAAGCGCCGAGACTTCGGTCACCGAAAGGGCGGGGAGGGGAGCATTGCTCGGTTAATCTGAGCCGCCCACGGTGGTGGAGGACCGATTGGTGGAGTCGAAGAACCCTCCGGCTGAATTTAGGGTCTGATGCCCAAAATAATGCGCAGCAAGCCTGCCACCACACCGCCTATTTACTCGTTCGGCCCCTGCAGCCGATCACGGTTCCTTCACATTGTGATTTCCTGCTGATTACTCAAGATGCCGCGCGATGATCGTAAGCTATTGATTCACGCCACGGCTCAGGCGCAAAGAGCAGCCGACTACATCCTTAACCGAAGCTCTTTGTTTCCGACGAACGATTTCCCGCAACGTTCGGAAAATATAGCGATTGAAAAGAAGTCCGACGACTTCGTTTCGAACAGGTTTCACTAGGTGGGCTAGATCTATGATTCGTTGCGGCGCTCTGCTCATCGATTTTCGCTCACGCGCTTAATGCGCCGCTGTGTCTTCTTGTCTTCTTAGAAGAAGACAAAGGCTCGCACCACGACGTTCTTGCGG
This region of Candidatus Binataceae bacterium genomic DNA includes:
- a CDS encoding SDR family oxidoreductase, producing the protein MTNSYPFSLSNEEFKDKRVLVTGGTKGVGEAIVRRFQLSGALVATTARSPSLHDQTADLFVQADLATASGVRSVADRIRQEWGGLDVLVNNVGGTETRPGGFEVLSDEDWQEILELNLLAAVRLDRIFIPGMIERRSGAVIHISSIAHRMPFSNSTLAYAAAKGALSTYSKGLARGVAKNGVRVTMISPGFIETSGAHGMILDISKGTGVSEEAARQQIMDMLGGIPVGRPGTPEDVAELVCFLASDRAGFVIGADYILDGGTMPTF
- a CDS encoding RNA polymerase sigma factor, producing the protein MSTNNPLADNAPTDHEDQALVMRTRSGDREALEHLIERHQGWIYNIALRMLYHPQDAEDATQEILVKVVTRLSSFEGRSSFRTWLYRVVFNHLLNMKRGREELKITTFSAYGDAIDNAPDLELPDPKGASPDTNLLVTEVMLACTSGMLLCLDREQRLTYILGEIFAVSDAVGAEVLEITTENFRQRLSRARRDLRNFMNDKCGLVNKSNPCRCAKKTRGFIQEGYVDPDNLLFARGRMSEVREVAPKVFEKIKTLDDKCAEIYRRHQFYKPPDLRQVVRQLIQGPI
- a CDS encoding nuclear transport factor 2 family protein translates to MSVDEIQTLAQKFADAFDQRDIKTVLDMLSDDVEVFDTVPYRFDGKPLFAKFLNEAFEGIASISFGFRQPSCRVYNDIVGIVNAYDMFTGATKDGKPIAAHGRTTLVFVKQGTQWKIVSCHFSHMPHTP